A stretch of Lactuca sativa cultivar Salinas chromosome 6, Lsat_Salinas_v11, whole genome shotgun sequence DNA encodes these proteins:
- the LOC111892149 gene encoding uncharacterized protein LOC111892149, whose product MKTIDSFFKRKNDDEETHNDNQQSKRYKASTSEPQPQEHENQQENDIDEATQSNPNEVDLKHLERDPAKRKQMWEYPVNLREQVRRAYMTLGPFQIRLQEYHAKGSKKHPRRFQYSWFNIFPNWLEYSPTTHASYCFICYIFNDKPSVCHGYDAFTVKGFDNWKKVNDGKNCAFLKHIVRWLTFQACALRGHDESPNSKNRGNFLQLLKLLASYNDEVANVILENAPYNSKYTSGDIQKEILSIIANKVRKHIRSEVGDSYFCVMVDESRDESKKEQMAIVLRFVDAEGIIRERFLDLVHVRDTLSLTLKTNMWRQLLHYQFDVSKIRGQGYDGASNMRGEWNGLQALVLKDCPYAYYVHCFAHRLQLTLVAASREIIPIHQFFTNLIFTINVVCASSKRHDELQKAKATEIEHLLELGEIESGKGLNQIGTLRRAGDTRWGSHFRSVCSLLNMFDCTRVVLQGIIDDVSATYSQRGDADAAYCYLKSFEFVFILHLMKEVMGKTDILSQALQKKSQDILNAMELVSATKESLNDFRNNGWDSLLEQVKIFCEKHQVDVPDMQAPYTSTRYRPRKNDNQFTFAHFYRVDLFTSTLDKQLHELNSRFNDQAMELLSLSSTLVSKEHPKVINIDQICLLVEKYYPEDFTEQERIQLRYQLDIFNIDMTKNPRLSRVSTIADLCKGLVETQKRETYYLLDRVVRLILTLPVSTATTERGFSAMKIFKNRIRNKMSDDFLANNLVVYIEREIAENIDTKSVIDEFKDLKGRRAEL is encoded by the exons ATGAAAACCATTGATTCTTTTTTCAAAAGAAAGAATGATGATGAAGAAACTCATAATGATAATCAACAGAGTAAACGTTACAAAGCTTCAACAAGTGAGCCGCAACCGCAAGAACATGAAAATCAACAAGAGAATGATATTGATGAAGCTACACAATCAAATCCTAATGAAGTGGATCTTAAGCATCTAGAAAGAGATCCCGCTAAACGAAAACAAATGTGGGAATATCCAGTTAATTTAAGGGAACAAGTAAGACGAGCTTATATGACTTTAGGACCTTTCCAAATACGTCTTCAAGAATATCATGCTAAAGGTTCAAAGAAACATCCTCGTAGATTCCAATATTCTTGGTTCAACATTTTCCCTAATTGGTTAGAGTATTCTCCAACAACACATGCTTCTTAttgttttatttgttatatatttaaTGATAAACCAAGTGTGTGCCATGGTTATGATGCATTTACTGTTAAAGGATTTGACAATTGGAAAAAAGTTAATGATGGGAAAAATTGTGCATTCTTGAAGCACATTG TTCGTTGGTTGACATTCCAAGCTTGTGCATTACGAGGACATGATGAATCGCCTAATTCCAAAAATCGAGGTAATTTTCTTCAACTACTAAAACTTCTAGCGTCTTATAATGATGAAGTTGCAAATGTTATATTAGAGAATGCTCCTTATAATTCAAAGTATACTTCTGGAGATATTCAAAAAGAAATTCTTAGTATTATTGCAAATAAAGTTCGAAAGCATATTCGTAGTGAAGTCGGGGATTCGTACTTTTGTGTCATGGTTGATGAGTCACGAGATGAGTCTAAAAAAGAGCAAATGGCCATAGTTTTGAGATTTGTTGATGCAGAAGGGATCATACGGGAAAGGTTCTTAGATTTGGTTCATGTTAGGGATACCTTATCATTAACCTTGAAAACAAATATGTGGAGACAACTTTTGCACTATCAGTTTGATGTTAGCAAAATCCGTGGCCAAGGTTATGATGGTGCTAGTAATATGAGAGGGGAATGGAATGGATTACAAGCACTTGTTCTTAAGGATTGTCCTTATGCGTATTATGTTCACTGCTTCGCTCACAGATTACAACTAACACTGGTGGCTGCTTCAAGGGAAATTATTCCTATACACCAATTTTTTACAAACTTAATTTTTACAATTAATGTAGTTTGTGCTTCCAGTAAGCGTCATGATGAGTTACAAAAGGCAAAGGCAACTGAGATTGAACATTTATTAGAACTTGGTGAAATTGAATCAGGTAAAGGATTGAATCAAATTGGGACATTAAGAAGAGCTGGTGATACACGTTGGGGTTCTCATTTTCGTTCTGTTTGCAGTTTGCTTAACATGTTTGATTGTACACGTGTTGTTCTCCAGGGAATAATTGATGATGTATCTGCTACTTATTCTCAACGCGGAGATGCTGATGCAGCTTACTGTTACCTGAAATCATTTGAGTTTGTGTTTATTCTTCACTTGATGAAAGAAGTAATGGGAAAAACTGATATACTTTCTCAAGCTCTACAAAAGAAATCCCAAGATATTCTTAATGCCATGGAGTTAGTTTCAGCAACAAAGGAGAGTCTAAATGATTTCAGGAACAACGGATGGGATTCTTTACTTGAACAGGTAAAGATTTTTTGTGAGAAACATCAAGTAGATGTGCCGGATATGCAAGCTCCATATACTTCTACTAGATATCGGCCTCGAAAAAACGATAATCAGTTTACTTTTGCACATTTTTATCGAGTAGATTTGTTTACATCCACATTGGACAAACAGTTACATGAGTTGAATAGTAGATTCAATGATCAGGCGATGGAGTTGTTAAGTCTTAGTTCTACTTTAGTTTCAAAAGAACACCCTAAAGTGATTAACATTGATCAGATTTGTCTTCTTGTTGAGAAGTATTATCCTGAAGATTTTACAGAGCAAGAGAGAATTCAATTACGATATCAGTTGGATATTTTTAATATCGATATGACAAAGAATCCCAGGCTAAGTCGTGTATCAACTATTGCTGACCTATGCAAGGGTCTTGTGGAAACTCAGAAACGTGAGACGTATTATTTGCTTGATAGAGTGGTCCGGTTAATCTTGACACTTCCAGTTTCTACCGCAACAACAGAGAGGGGATTTTCAGCAATGAAAATATTCAAGAACCGCATTCGCAATAAGATGTCAGATGACTTTCTCGCAAACAACTTGGTGGTTTATATAGAAAGAGAAATTGCTGAAAACATTGATACGAAGTCAGTAATTGATGAATTTAAAGACCTTAAAGGTCGTCGGGCTGAGTTGtaa